From one Triticum aestivum cultivar Chinese Spring chromosome 4B, IWGSC CS RefSeq v2.1, whole genome shotgun sequence genomic stretch:
- the LOC123089412 gene encoding metal tolerance protein 1 yields the protein MDSHTNSSSPHEVTMDISSASGSKMCRGASCDFADSTNTSKDAKERSASMRKLLTAVILCVIFMAVEVVGGIKANSLAILTDAAHLLSDVAAFAISLFSLWAAGWEATPRQSYGFFRIEILGALVSIQLIWLLAGILVYEAIMRLVNGSGGEVQGSLMFAVSAFGLFVNIVMAVLLGHDHGHGGHGHSHDHGHDHGDSEDNHGHDHEQGHAHHHEHSHGSSITVTTHHHSHSTTGQHQDDAEEPLLKTAKEPRRRNINVHSAYLHVIGDSIQSIGVMVGGALIWYKPEWKIIDLICTLIFSVIVLFTTVRMVRNLLEVLMESTPREVDATRLEGGLLQMEGVVAVHELHIWAITVGKVLLACHVTIEQDADADQMLDKVIGYIKEEYNIGHVTIQIERE from the coding sequence ATGGACAGCCATACTAATTCATCATCGCCCCACGAAGTAACAATGGACATCTCATCGGCATCCGGGAGCAAAATGTGCAGAGGTGCTTCTTGCGACTTCGCCGACTCCACCAACACCTCCAAAGACGCAAAGGAGAGGTCCGCGTCCATGAGGAAGCTCCTGACCGCCGTGATCCTCTGCGTTATATTCATGGCGGTCGAAGTGGTTGGAGGCATCAAGGCGAACAGCCTTGCGATCTTGACCGATGCAGCCCATCTCCTCTCGGACGTCGCCGCCTTCGCCATATCTCTGTTCTCCCTGTGGGCAGCTGGTTGGGAAGCGACGCCTCGGCAGTCGTACGGGTTTTTCCGTATAGAGATTCTTGGCGCACTGGTCTCTATTCAGCTCATATGGCTCCTCGCCGGCATACTCGTCTATGAAGCTATCATGAGGCTCGTCAATGGAAGCGGGGGCGAGGTGCAGGGATCCCTCATGTTCGCGGTATCAGCTTTTGGTCTGTTCGTTAACATTGTGATGGCAGTGCTGCTTGGCCATGACCATGGGCACGGTGGCCATGGACATTCACATGATCATGGCCATGATCATGGTGACTCGGAGGACAACCATGGGCATGATCATGAGCAGGGCCACGCACATCACCATGAGCACAGCCATGGCAGTTCCATCACCGTCACAACTCATCATCACTCTCATTCAACCACCGGACAACATCAGGATGATGCCGAGGAACCGTTGCTCAAGACGGCTAAGGAGCCTCGCCGCCGTAACATCAATGTACACAGTGCTTATCTGCATGTGATCGGTGACTCCATCCAGAGCATCGGCGTGATGGTCGGAGGGGCTCTCATCTGGTACAAGCCCGAGTGGAAGATCATCGACCTCATATGCACCCTCATCTTCTCCGTGATCGTGCTGTTCACCACAGTCAGGATGGTTCGGAACTTGCTCGAGGTTCTGATGGAGAGCACGCCCCGCGAGGTCGACGCCACCAGGCTCGAGGGCGGCCTCCTTCAGATGGAAGGCGTGGTTGCTGTCCATGAGCTGCACATCTGGGCTATCACGGTGGGGAAGGTGCTCCTGGCGTGCCATGTGACCATCGAGCAGGATGCGGACGCTGATCAAATGCTTGACAAGGTCATTGGGTACATCAAGGAAGAGTACAACATCGGCCATGTCACCATTCAGATCGAGCGTGAGTAA